The sequence TGgaacaattaattttaactataggtttagcaaaatttaagcaatattcttattttcataGTTTTATTTAGGAATAGTTACTATTTgcctattatatttttttttcatattatacttgttacttttaatatttaagaaatatattctttattcttctattttataattttatattaaaaattttttgttaaagtttttattagaCAACCATGTACTAGATtttggttttatattatttgctCATTATCTTTAGTATAATATACAATTTAtccttataatttatttattatactaaaattctattgtctaatttttatataaaaaataattttacttttgtacaaattttaatttttaatataattaaattatagtaaattttaattattttaaaaggatttatattaatctaaatgttaaaaattcatacaatttaattttaaatttttaaaataaaatagatattaatcttattattaattttgttatagtAGAATTATAACTTTAGTAAGAAATTTGaggattaaattatattttttatcaatttaattctttaattgtaTTGACTTACATtgaaaattttagtataataaataaaatatagaagtcaatttatatattatataaaaaattaggaaataaatagtataaaactaAACTTAATTAACGATTTTGAACAAAAATTCAGATGgaaaagatttttaatataaaataaaaacataaaaaaatatatttttaaatgttagagagtaattaatataatatggaaaaacacaagagataaataataattacctcttttatttattctactaaataaaattttaaatattttaatataataataaaaaagtaaaaatagtcattttgttttacaaaatttacaaAACAAGCCCTTTactaaacaaaagaaaatcaagtgAGATGAGTAAAATACACAAcgttaatattataaaacacaAAACCtcacaataaaagaaaatgatttgtTTTAGAAAAGGATGCATCTAGAAATTTCCCCCTTGTGAAGTGTACCACTTGGGCTTAGCCTCATTTTCACAAACAATACGCGGCACCCCGATACTCGGACAAACCCGGAACCAAATTTATCCCCAAACCGCAACGTCGTTAAACTACAGTGTTCCTCTTTCACCGCTGCGACTTGTATCTCCCCCGTATCTTTTGGCTACGCCGAGGGAAGGCAGCAGGTAACTAACATCTAACATGATGATGTGGGACGATTACCAAAACCAaactcaaaatcaaaaccaaGACCAAGACTCAAACTCAGACTCGCAccttaattttgattttctttcccttgtCTCAAAGCCTAAGGTGATCTTAACGCCGCCCTCACAAATCTCTTCTCTTTGGCTCTTTTGTGTTATAGTGTGCAATAAATAGCTTTTGTTGTTTGGAAATGTAGGATTACTATAAAATACTGGAAGTGGATTATGACGCTAGTGACGATGCTATTCGCTCCAATTACATACGCCTCGCTCTggtttgtgattttttttttttggatttaaaTGTCAGTGAATTGAGgggtttttaatttcttgagcTGTCTTCTTGCAGAAATGGCATCCGGATAAGCAGAAAAGTGAGGATAGTGCCACTTCTAGATTTCAAGAAATAAACGAGGCTTACCAAGGTCAATCTCACTCTTCATTGCTCTTCATTGCTGTGCATTTtgcttttttcctttatcaagTGGTAATGCAGtctttattcataattttgttGGCACTCTCTTATCATATGTCAGCACATACTCCTTGTTACAGGTAGCTGCTCTTGTTTTTCCACTACATTTTCtagttatttaattaggaaGTAAGTTTCATGGTAATTGTGTTGCTGAAATTTCGATTCAGAATTTTATGCGACCAAGTTTTGGATGTATTTTTGAATATAGCCATTTTCTATATTGTTAGTTGACTCCCATTCAATGGTCGTCTCTCGGCAAGATTTCTAGCTGTTGAACCTAATTTGTAATGCCTAATAAGTGTGGTTACTCAATCCAGTGATTTGCCTCATAAGATCTGTCACCTTGttgtatataataaacaatGTGTCCATCAGGCTTTTCTCaatctatttcttcttcttcttcttcttctcttttcagTTTCCCTCCCTTTCCAATGTTGGGGTTTGCCACTTCTCTTGATATGATGTTTTCCTTGGAGAATTGTAAACAAATTCATACAACAATGAACTTAGCGTGTGCattatttcctttcattttacGCAAGTgcttctttattatatttttcttgttaGGTTGTTTCTGTTCACCCTGAATCTTTCTGGTTGCTGCTGATAGGATATTAGGAATGTGAAGTTTTTTTAGCATTGTCAGTGGACATGCATTCATATTATCTTGTTTTAAGGTATTATCCAGTGACAATTTAGTCAAATTCGTGCAGAATGTGTATAGGGAGAATGAGAAGGCATCTAGCTGATGGAACTGTATATTTAGCTTAGAGGCGTTTAACTTCACAAGTATGCAGATTTCTTTTCCTGTTTGATAGCTATCTTTCTGATTCTCTTATAGCAAAACGAAAGGTTGAACAGAAAGGGAAAGAAGCAAAATGTGGTTTTAGGTGCTCACTATTAGCATCGCCAGGTCCTGGTGTATGGCTTTAAAACTCTTATACACAAACACTTGTGCATGGTGTTTTCTGCCAAGTTATATATCAGTTTTCATCTGAATGATTCTAAATGCAAATAATTTGTCTTCTTGTTTACCAGTATGAGATTCATCGTGTCTCCAAGATGAGAATGCTAAGATGGATGTGAGGATATACGAGAACAGGTAGAGTCTGTAATGAGTGTATTAGAAAAAAGGTGGAGTAGTTTCTGTTAAGGACATGTTCAGAGAATTTATTGATGCCCCCATTAGAAAGATCGACCACAATATGAAGATTGAGTGAAGAAAAGAAGGGTGGACTTAGACTAACATGAAGAAAAATGGTACAAGATGATCTAGCAGCCCTACATCTTTCTAAAGATGTAACTCAAAATTGTTTGaagttgagaaaataattcatataGCTGACCCTAATTAATTTGGGGTTAATGCTTGGTTGACTTGAGTTGAGTTGTATTTGATATGCTTTCAGTTTGAACCTGATCAGATGTAATATCTTTATTCCTTACAACTGCTTAACTTGATGATGGTACTGAAAGTTTTGGTAAGGGCAGTAGCATAGGTAGTTTCAACAGAAAGGATATAGTTCTTGTCAAACCAATATGAGTGTTCTCCTCCTGTTAATTTTGCAGCAGGAACCACCCTAACACATCCTTGGTGTTGAACCTGAGTTTTTGTGACCCAGTTGGCTGAgacaaatttatttacataCAGAGGCAGCTATTGCTATGATTAATTGCCCTTGTTTACATAATTCAAATGTTAGTGCCTCTTCACACACGCACACAAGCATTTCTGTTGCTTGAAGCATGCATCATAGTCCCTGTGTTTTCGTACTTTGTTTAGTTTCACTACATGAGCGACTGCATAGATTCCTGGGCACATTGCATATGCATTATTGCGTTGAGGCATTTGACTTTGTAGAGAATAGTCACTTGATTCCCATAATCATTTTGTTACTGCTAAAGAACAAAACTTTGAAGGAGAAAAGCGAGGACTATCAAATAaccaataattttaattagctgtCTTGCATACTTGCctaataattgaatattgCTTTCTGAACAGTTTTGAGTGATCCTATCAGAAGAAGAGAATATGATGATAAAGGGATGTTCTATgtttatgattataatataatagtaaGACTCTTCCCATTTCTTGTCAagcttatctttttcttttttctttttttttgtttgaaagaagcttatctttttcttaaactctCAATCTAGCTCGATTGCcatcattaaattatttgtcTATTGATGCAGGAGTATCTTAATCGTTACAAGGGCCTTATATTAACCTGTAATGGTCTCGGGATCAGACAGTCAATCTGGTAATACCTAAAACAGCacctttttttaattcatttatgGTGCTGCAATGAAATTTGCTCAGTCTCTTACTGGTAATAGCACCATTTTAGAAGAAGAGGTGGACGGAGAATGCAATGCAGAGTCTAGTATGCATATAGTAGAAAATGACATAATAATTGTAGTGTAACATTGGATGGATGCCTGTTTATCTCTTATCAGGGTTGTAACCTCACCATCTAATGGTGTCTTTTGCTAGCAGCAATAATTTAGTGGCTGGAATGATGGGTTAGTTTATTTGACAAGCACACACCtgtaaatgaaattatttggGACGAGTGATCTTGAGGCCAACTCAACACAGATTgcagataataaattataacaatAATTAAGCATTAATTAATCCTTGGAATCATTGAGTATTAAGTCAGTCGCTTTGATTCCATCAGCCAGGGCAGGCAGATAAAACAAATGTGGAAGCACTTTTTCCACGGTGGAGTTCGGTACATATGTAGCCTCCATTGGTCtgcaattaatttattgtgcCTTGTAAGGCAAAGAAAGCACTTGGGTGAAGGCTGATTCTGAATAATTTACGAATACTAGTTGTTTATAATTATAGTTAATGACTAGGAAACGTAGTCAAAACTCAAAAACACTTAGCATTGTCAAGGTGCAAAAAGTCTTGGGTTTGAGCTGATCGTGTAGCTGAGGTGTATGCATGTCATGCTGCATCTTAAAAATATGTACAGCTTAAAACAAAactggaaaaggaaaa is a genomic window of Ricinus communis isolate WT05 ecotype wild-type chromosome 2, ASM1957865v1, whole genome shotgun sequence containing:
- the LOC8268391 gene encoding dnAJ-like protein slr0093, with the translated sequence MMMWDDYQNQTQNQNQDQDSNSDSHLNFDFLSLVSKPKDYYKILEVDYDASDDAIRSNYIRLALKWHPDKQKSEDSATSRFQEINEAYQVLSDPIRRREYDDKGMFYVYDYNIIEYLNRYKGLILTCNGLGIRQSIW